A window from Solanum stenotomum isolate F172 chromosome 5, ASM1918654v1, whole genome shotgun sequence encodes these proteins:
- the LOC125865171 gene encoding uncharacterized protein LOC125865171, which translates to MASSISVNSISTYSKYLRCNRNYCLSASAALRGAINFPVKCSSSSNLSCERSCRFGIVRASCTEEVVDDHEFDNVERKVLRVGLICGGPSAERGISLNSARSVLDNIQGDDLHVSCYYIDSNLNAFAISTAQVYSNTPADFDFKLESLAQGFRSLSDFTEHLASSVDIVFPVIHGRFGEDGGIQELLERSNIPFVGTGSTQCQKAFDKYDASLELDRQGFVTVPNFLIQGNETDESGLSKWFEKNLLDIKSGKVVVKPTRAGSSIGVSVAYGVSDSLTKANGVISEGIDDKVLIEIFLEGGSEFTAIVLDVGSGFNCQPVVLLPTEVELQSHGTVDVSEKDAIFNYRRKYLPTRQVAYHTPPRFSMDVISKIREGASLLFQRLGLRDFARIDGWVLPPSSKASTSAGNKFGRTDSGTVIFTDINLISGMEQTSFLFQQASKVGFSHSNILRTIIQHACLRFPDLLSHNIISRPSRRRSKSSSVTEEFIKQHKKVYVIFGGDTSERQVSLMSGTNVWLNLRASDDLEVTPCLLAPAMSYTDVSDSAKQEVNEKFKTVWTLPYSLLLRHTTEEVLDACLEAIEPNRAALTSHLRNQVMDDLTRGLRNHSWFNGFDISDELPKKFSLEQWVKLAKESQATVFIAVHGGIGEDGTLQSLLEAEGVPYTGPGAMASKTCMDKVATSLTLQHLTDFGVLTINKDVKKKEDLLKMSISDLWLDLKSKLHCDTLCVKPARDGCSTGVARLCCEGDLAFYVNALQDCLPRIPPNSLSKAHGMIEMPNPPPELLIFEPFVETDDIAVASKSRNENAHNLLWKGDSRWVEVTVGVVGKRGSMRSLTPSVTVKESGGILSLEEKFQGGTGINLTPPPPSIMSSAALERCKKRIELIANTLQLEGFSRIDAFVHADTGEVLIIEVNTVPGMTPSTVLIHQALSEQPPLYPQQFFRTLLDLASERSM; encoded by the exons ATGGCTTCTTCTATCTCAGTCAATTCCATTTCTACTTATTCCAAATATCTCCGTTGCAATAGAAATTACTGTTTGTCTGCCTCCGCAGCTTTAAGAGGAGCTATAAATTTCCCGGTGAagtgtagtagtagtagtaatttGAGCTGTGAAAGGAGTTGCAGATTTGGGATAGTTAGGGCTTCTTGTACCGAGGAGGTAGTGGATGATCATGAGTTTGATAACGTGGAGAGGAAGGTTTTGAGAGTGGGACTTATTTGTGGTGGACCGTCTGCTGAGCGGGGAATTTCATTGAACTCTGCTCGATCTGTGCTCGATAACATACAG GGGGACGATTTGCATGTTAGCTGCTATTACATTGATAGCAACCTCAATGCCTTTGCCATATCCACTGCCCAG GTATACTCAAATACTCCTGCTGACTTTGATTTCAAACTTGAGAG CCTTGCCCAAGGCTTCCGGTCATTATCTGACTTCACAGAACACCTTGCTTCTTCGGTGGACATAGTTTTTCCTGTTATACATGGTCGTTTTGGTGAAGATGGTGGCATTCAG GAGCTATTGGAACGATCAAATATTCCATTTGTTGGAACAGGGTCCACTCAATGTCAAAAGGCATTTGATAAA TATGATGCATCCCTGGAGCTTGACAGACAAGGTTTCGTGACTGTACCTAATTTTCTCATACAG GGAAATGAAACGGATGAATCTGGACTGTCAAAGTGGTTTGAGAAAAATCTACTGGATATTAAGTCGGGAAAAGTGGTG GTAAAGCCAACAAGAGCAGGATCTAGCATTGGAGTTAGTGTTGCCTATGGTGTCTCTGACTCTCTGACAAAAGCTAACGGAGTTATTTCTGAG GGGATAGATGACAAAGTCCTTATTGAGATTTTCCTTGAAGGAGGCAGTGAATTTACAGCAATTGTCCTTGATGTAGGTTCTGGTTTTAATTGCCAGCCTGTTGTATTATTGCCAACAGAG GTGGAGCTTCAGTCACATGGCACTGTTGATGTTAGCGAGAAAGATGCAATATTTAACTATCGAAGGAAGTATCTCCCTACTCGACAG GTTGCTTATCACACTCCACCTAGATTCTCTATGGACGTGATTTCAAAGATCCGTGAAGGAGCGTCATTACTATTTCAGCGACTTGGCTTGCGTGATTTTGCTAGAATTGATGGTTGGGTTTTGCCGCCTTCTTCAAAAGCTTCCACCTCTGCAGGAAACAAATTTGGAAGGACTGATTCTGGCACAGTAATATTCACTGATATTAACTTG ATCAGTGGAATGGAGCAAACAAGTTTCTTATTTCAGCAAGCATCAAAG GTTGGATTTTCACACTCAAATATTCTCCGGACCATCATCCAGCATGCTTGCTTGCGGTTTCCAGATCTTTTGTCACATAATATCATATCACGTCCGTCGAGAAGGAGATCAAAATCTTCATCAGTAACAGAAGAGTTTATTAAACAACATAAGAAAGTGTACGTCATCTTTGGTGGTGACACCTCTGAACGCCAAGTATCTCTTATGAGTGGAACCAATGTTTGGCTGAATCTAAGGGCATCTGATGAT CTTGAGGTGACGCCGTGCTTGCTTGCCCCTGCAATGAGTTATACTGATGTTTCAGACTCTGCCAAGCAGGAAGTAAATGAGAAGTTTAAGACAGTATGGACATTGCC TTATTCCCTTTTGCTGAGACATACTACAGAAGAAGTCCTTGATGCGTGTCTAGAAGCAATTGAACCCAATCGGGCAGCTCTGACATCTCACTTGCGGAACCAGGTCATGGATGATCTCACGAGAGGTCTGAGAAATCACAGTTGGTTCAACGGGTTTGATATATCAGATGAATTACCGAAGAAATTTTCTCTAGAGCAGTGGGTCAAGCTAGCTAAGGAATCTCAGGCGACTGTTTTCATTGCAG TGCATGGAGGCATTGGAGAAGATGGCACACTTCAATCTTTACTAGAGGCGGAAGGGGTTCCCTATACAG GTCCTGGCGCCATGGCTTCAAAAACATGTATGGACAAAGTTGCAACCTCTCTTACTCTACAACAT CTGACCGACTTTGGAGTCCTTACAATAAATAAAgatgtgaagaagaaagaggatctGCTGAAAATGTCCATATCTGATCTCTGGCTTGATTTGAAGTCAAAACTTCACTGTGACACTTTATGCGTAAAACCGGCCAGAGATGGTTGCTCAACTGGTGTGGCCAGATTGTG CTGTGAGGGGGACCTTGCCTTCTACGTAAATGCATTGCAAGACTGCCTACCTCGTATTCCTCCTAACAGCCTGTCAAAG GCACATGGAATGATTGAGATGCCAAACCCTCCCCCAGAGCTCTTAATATTCGAACCTTTTGTTGAGACTGATGACATAGCTGTTGCATCCAAATCCCGAAATGAGAATGCGCACAATTTGCTCTGGAAAGGGGATAGTAGATGGGTAGAGGTCACCGTAGGTGTTGTAGGAAAACGTGGATCAATGCGTTCATTGACTCCTAGTGTAACCGTGAAAGAATCTGGAGGCATATTATCTCTGGAGGAGAAATTCCAAG GTGGAACTGGCATCAATCTGACTCCACCACCACCTTCTATTATGAG TAGTGCCGCCTTGGAAAGGTGTAAAAAGCGTATTGAACTTATTGCAAACACTCTACAATTAGAAGGATTTTCGCGTATTGATGCATTTGTTCATGCTGATACTGGTGAG GTACTGATTATAGAAGTGAATACAGTTCCAGGAATGACTCCTTCCACTGTCTTGATTCATCAG GCACTTTCAGAGCAACCTCCCCTGTATCCGCAGCAGTTCTTCCGCACGTTGCTTGATCTGGCATCAGAGAGATCTATGTGA